In the Thauera sedimentorum genome, one interval contains:
- the tal gene encoding transaldolase codes for MNRLLQVRELGQQIWLDNLSRSLIRDGHLSRFIHDDGVSGITTNPAIFHKAIADGRYYEEDLAALRAQPLSAEARYEALVIPDVQSACDLLRPTWEASGGDMGYVSLEVSPALAHDRDGTVAAGLRLRQAVGRDNLLIKVPATPAGLGAIEDLIAAGVSVNVTLMFSLAHVDAVAEAYLRGLDRLRDAGGDLTRVMSVASLFLSRVDTLVDKQLETQGGPARDWLGHSAVAMAKLAYERYRERFHGAGFERLRAAGARPQYMLWASTGTKNPAYSDLLYVEALIGAETVNTLPDATLAALIDHGKVSDTLSQGTEHAAACFRALDELGVDMDAVGETLQADGLRQFEEAFAKLLVLTE; via the coding sequence ATGAACCGCCTGCTTCAAGTCCGCGAACTCGGCCAGCAGATCTGGCTGGACAATCTCTCCCGCTCGCTGATCCGGGACGGCCACCTGAGCCGCTTCATCCACGACGACGGCGTCAGCGGCATCACCACCAATCCGGCGATCTTCCACAAGGCGATCGCGGACGGACGGTATTACGAGGAGGACCTCGCGGCCCTGCGGGCCCAGCCGCTGAGCGCGGAGGCACGCTACGAAGCCCTGGTGATCCCCGACGTGCAGTCGGCCTGCGATCTGCTCCGCCCCACCTGGGAAGCGAGCGGCGGCGACATGGGCTATGTCAGCCTGGAAGTATCCCCCGCGCTTGCTCATGACCGCGACGGTACGGTAGCGGCCGGCCTGCGCCTGCGCCAGGCCGTGGGCCGGGACAATCTGCTGATCAAGGTGCCGGCCACCCCCGCCGGCCTGGGCGCGATCGAGGACCTGATCGCCGCAGGCGTGAGCGTGAACGTGACCCTGATGTTCTCGCTCGCCCATGTCGATGCGGTAGCGGAGGCCTATCTTCGCGGGCTCGACCGCCTGCGCGACGCCGGTGGCGATCTCACGCGGGTGATGTCGGTAGCCAGCCTCTTTCTCAGCCGTGTGGACACCCTGGTCGACAAGCAACTGGAGACCCAGGGCGGACCGGCGCGCGATTGGCTGGGCCACAGCGCAGTCGCCATGGCCAAACTGGCCTACGAACGCTATCGCGAGCGCTTCCACGGGGCAGGCTTCGAGCGTTTGCGCGCAGCCGGGGCGAGGCCGCAGTACATGCTCTGGGCGAGCACCGGCACCAAGAACCCGGCCTACAGCGATCTGCTCTATGTCGAAGCGCTGATCGGCGCGGAAACGGTCAACACCCTGCCGGACGCCACCCTGGCGGCGCTGATCGACCACGGCAAGGTGAGTGACACCCTGTCCCAAGGCACCGAGCACGCAGCGGCGTGCTTTCGCGCACTGGACGAACTGGGGGTGGACATGGACGCAGTCGGCGAGACGCTTCAGGCCGACGGACTGCGGCAGTTCGAGGAAGCCTTCGCCAAGCTGCTCGTCCTGACCGAGTAG
- a CDS encoding YajQ family cyclic di-GMP-binding protein — protein MPSFDIMSEVDEVALRNAVDVANRKIGNRYDFKGSDARIEQADKVLTLFADSDFQLEQMTAVLLPEMTGKKVDVRCLDYGDVQKVSGNKVKQDVKVRVGVEQDLAKKIVKLIKDSKLKVQAAIQGDAVRVSGAKRDVLQDVIALVRKEITDFPLQYGNFRD, from the coding sequence ATGCCGTCTTTCGACATCATGTCCGAGGTCGATGAGGTCGCCCTGCGCAACGCGGTCGACGTGGCCAATCGCAAGATCGGCAACCGCTACGACTTCAAGGGCAGCGACGCGCGCATCGAGCAGGCCGACAAGGTGCTGACCCTGTTCGCCGACAGCGACTTCCAGCTCGAACAGATGACTGCGGTGCTGCTGCCCGAGATGACCGGCAAGAAGGTCGACGTGCGCTGCCTGGACTATGGCGACGTGCAGAAGGTCTCCGGCAACAAGGTCAAGCAGGACGTGAAGGTGCGGGTGGGCGTCGAGCAGGACTTGGCGAAGAAGATCGTCAAGCTGATCAAGGACAGCAAGCTCAAGGTCCAGGCCGCCATCCAGGGTGATGCGGTGCGTGTTTCCGGCGCCAAGCGCGACGTGCTGCAGGACGTGATCGCGCTGGTGCGGAAGGAAATCACCGACTTCCCGCTACAGTACGGCAATTTCCGAGACTGA
- a CDS encoding argininosuccinate synthase — MSDVKKVVLAYSGGLDTSVILKWLQDTYQCEVVTFTADLGQGEELEPARTKALKFGIKPENIFIDDLREEFVRDFVFPMFRANTIYEGEYLLGTSIARPLIAKRQIEIARATGADAVSHGATGKGNDQVRFELGYYALMPGVKVIAPWREWDLLSREKLLAYAEKAGIPIEMKHKQGGSPYSMDANLLHISFEGRHLENPAAEAEEDMWRWTVSPEAAPDAAEYVDLEFEKGDVVAINGTRLNAHEVLAKLNELGGKHGIGRLDLVENRYVGMKSRGCYETPGGTILLKAHRAIESITLDREVAHLKDDLMPRYASMIYNGYWWSPERQALQALIDHTQQTVNGWVRLKLYKGNVIVTGRDSKTDSLFDPTIATFEDDAGAYNQKDAHGFIRLNALRMRIAANAKAKRG; from the coding sequence ATGAGCGACGTCAAGAAAGTGGTGCTCGCCTACTCAGGCGGGCTGGATACCTCGGTGATCCTCAAGTGGCTGCAGGACACCTACCAGTGCGAGGTGGTGACCTTCACCGCCGACCTCGGCCAGGGCGAGGAGCTCGAACCGGCGCGCACCAAGGCGCTGAAGTTCGGCATCAAGCCGGAGAACATCTTCATCGACGACCTGCGCGAGGAGTTCGTGCGCGACTTCGTCTTCCCGATGTTCCGTGCCAACACCATTTATGAAGGCGAATACCTGCTGGGCACCTCGATCGCTCGCCCGCTGATCGCCAAGCGTCAGATCGAGATCGCGCGCGCCACCGGCGCCGACGCGGTGTCGCACGGCGCCACCGGCAAGGGCAACGACCAGGTGCGCTTCGAACTCGGCTACTACGCGCTGATGCCGGGCGTGAAGGTCATCGCCCCGTGGCGCGAGTGGGACCTGCTGTCGCGCGAGAAGCTGCTCGCGTATGCCGAGAAGGCCGGCATCCCGATCGAGATGAAGCACAAGCAGGGCGGTTCGCCCTACTCGATGGATGCCAACCTGCTGCACATCTCCTTCGAAGGCCGTCACCTGGAGAACCCGGCGGCGGAAGCCGAGGAAGACATGTGGCGCTGGACGGTGTCGCCGGAAGCGGCGCCGGATGCCGCCGAGTATGTCGACCTGGAGTTCGAGAAGGGCGACGTCGTCGCGATCAACGGCACTCGCCTCAACGCCCACGAGGTGCTCGCCAAGCTCAATGAGCTCGGTGGCAAGCACGGCATCGGTCGCCTGGACCTGGTAGAGAACCGCTACGTCGGCATGAAGAGCCGCGGCTGCTACGAGACCCCGGGGGGCACCATCCTGCTCAAGGCCCACCGCGCCATCGAGTCGATCACGCTCGACCGCGAAGTCGCCCACCTCAAGGACGACCTGATGCCGCGCTACGCCAGCATGATCTACAACGGCTACTGGTGGAGCCCGGAGCGCCAGGCCCTCCAGGCGCTGATCGACCACACCCAGCAGACCGTCAACGGCTGGGTGCGCCTCAAGCTCTACAAGGGCAACGTCATCGTCACCGGGCGCGACTCCAAGACCGACTCGCTGTTCGATCCGACCATCGCCACCTTCGAGGACGATGCCGGCGCCTACAACCAGAAGGACGCCCACGGCTTCATCCGCCTGAACGCGCTGCGCATGCGCATCGCCGCCAACGCGAAGGCCAAGCGGGGTTGA
- a CDS encoding pyrimidine/purine nucleoside phosphorylase, producing the protein MSVTEKFDGAAVTTKANVYFDGKCVSHGIVLADGTKKSVGVILPASLTFNTGAPEIMEGVAGSCRVRLKGESEWKTYGAGDSFDVPGNSSFDIEVSGEPYHYICHFG; encoded by the coding sequence ATGAGCGTTACCGAGAAGTTCGACGGCGCGGCCGTCACCACCAAGGCCAACGTGTATTTCGACGGCAAGTGCGTCAGTCACGGCATCGTGCTGGCCGACGGTACGAAGAAGTCGGTCGGCGTGATCCTGCCGGCCAGCCTCACCTTCAACACCGGCGCACCGGAGATCATGGAAGGCGTGGCCGGCAGCTGCCGCGTGCGCCTGAAGGGCGAGAGCGAGTGGAAGACCTATGGCGCGGGCGATTCCTTCGACGTGCCGGGCAATTCCAGCTTCGACATCGAAGTGAGCGGCGAGCCCTACCACTACATCTGCCATTTCGGCTGA
- the argF gene encoding ornithine carbamoyltransferase: protein MTALKHYLQFKDFTREEYEYLFERTRWIKDKYKRYEPYHPLFDRTLVMIFEKASTRTRLSFEAGMHQLGGSAIYLNTRDSQLGRGEPVEDAAQVISRMSDVVMIRTFEQDIIERFAANSRVPLINGLTNEYHPCQILADIFTFIEHRGCIQGKTVAWVGDSNNMCNTWLQAAEVLDFNVHVSTPPGYEVEPERAGLYGTDHFEQFADPLEACKGAHLVTTDVWTSMGFEAENEERMKAFADWCVDAEMMAVADPQAVFMHCLPAHRGEEVTAEVIDGAQSVVWDEAENRLHVQKALMEYLVLGKVETK, encoded by the coding sequence ATGACGGCACTCAAGCACTATCTTCAGTTCAAGGACTTCACCCGCGAGGAGTACGAGTACCTGTTCGAGCGCACCCGCTGGATCAAGGACAAGTACAAGCGCTACGAGCCCTACCATCCGCTGTTCGACCGTACGCTGGTGATGATCTTCGAGAAGGCCAGCACCCGCACCCGCCTGTCCTTCGAGGCCGGCATGCATCAGCTCGGCGGCTCGGCGATCTACCTCAACACCCGCGATTCGCAACTGGGGCGGGGTGAGCCGGTGGAGGATGCTGCGCAGGTGATCTCGCGTATGAGCGACGTGGTGATGATCCGCACCTTCGAGCAGGACATCATCGAGCGCTTCGCGGCGAACTCGCGCGTGCCGCTGATCAACGGCCTGACCAACGAGTATCACCCCTGCCAGATCCTCGCCGACATCTTCACCTTCATCGAACACCGCGGCTGCATCCAGGGCAAGACCGTGGCCTGGGTGGGCGACTCCAACAACATGTGCAACACCTGGCTGCAGGCGGCTGAGGTGCTGGACTTCAACGTCCACGTGTCCACGCCCCCGGGCTACGAGGTGGAGCCGGAGCGCGCCGGTCTGTATGGCACCGACCACTTCGAGCAGTTCGCCGATCCACTGGAGGCCTGCAAGGGCGCCCACCTGGTCACCACCGACGTGTGGACCTCGATGGGCTTCGAGGCGGAAAACGAAGAGCGCATGAAGGCTTTTGCCGACTGGTGCGTGGACGCCGAGATGATGGCGGTGGCCGACCCGCAGGCGGTCTTCATGCACTGCCTGCCCGCGCATCGCGGCGAAGAGGTGACCGCCGAAGTCATCGACGGCGCTCAGTCCGTTGTATGGGACGAGGCCGAAAACCGACTGCACGTGCAGAAGGCCCTGATGGAGTACCTGGTGCTCGGCAAGGTGGAAACGAAATAA
- a CDS encoding 2Fe-2S iron-sulfur cluster-binding protein: protein MQKIRLHPSGREVECAAGDTVLGALEKAGYALPNNCRAGACGECKVKVLSGQFDQGMVLDMALSQDERKQGYGLMCMAKPLSPELVIEWGTEDAKPKLFPPREDQRFVLTDRIARTPRILELHFRPVGQPMRYWPGQYVTLGDERAGAPARCYSIANAPRPDGEIVLQITRVEDGQTSRWVHDTLKIGDLVKISGPYGTFIGDPSVDTPVLCMAAGSGLAPILSLTEAALRRSYRKPVTLLFSAREEADLYDFGMMKYWETRHRNFTYRPTLTGESREGMLHGRIPAVLPGLFPDLSKHSVFVAGSPEFVTACVEAAKALGAQDELIHTEGYFGQAIPQTAPPSHLVAA from the coding sequence ATGCAGAAGATCCGCCTCCACCCCTCCGGCCGCGAGGTCGAATGCGCCGCCGGAGACACCGTGCTCGGCGCGCTGGAGAAAGCCGGCTACGCGCTGCCCAACAACTGTCGCGCGGGCGCCTGTGGCGAATGCAAGGTCAAGGTGCTGTCCGGCCAGTTCGACCAGGGCATGGTGCTGGACATGGCGCTCTCGCAGGACGAGCGCAAGCAGGGATACGGGCTGATGTGTATGGCCAAGCCCCTGTCACCGGAGCTGGTCATCGAATGGGGGACCGAGGACGCCAAGCCCAAGCTCTTTCCGCCGCGCGAGGACCAGCGCTTCGTGCTCACCGACCGCATCGCGCGCACCCCGCGCATCCTCGAACTGCACTTCCGTCCGGTCGGCCAGCCGATGCGCTACTGGCCGGGGCAATACGTCACCCTGGGCGACGAGCGCGCCGGCGCCCCGGCACGCTGCTACTCGATCGCCAACGCGCCGCGGCCCGATGGCGAGATCGTGCTGCAGATCACCCGTGTGGAAGACGGCCAGACCAGCCGCTGGGTGCACGACACCCTGAAGATCGGCGACCTGGTGAAGATCTCCGGCCCCTATGGCACCTTCATCGGCGACCCTTCGGTGGATACGCCGGTGTTGTGCATGGCGGCCGGCTCGGGGCTCGCGCCCATCCTGTCGCTCACCGAGGCAGCGCTGCGGCGCTCCTACCGCAAGCCGGTCACCCTGCTGTTCTCGGCGCGGGAAGAGGCCGATCTCTACGACTTCGGCATGATGAAGTACTGGGAGACCCGCCACCGCAACTTCACCTACCGGCCGACACTGACCGGCGAAAGCCGCGAGGGCATGTTGCACGGGCGCATCCCGGCGGTGCTGCCCGGCCTGTTCCCGGACCTGTCCAAGCACAGCGTGTTCGTCGCCGGCAGCCCGGAGTTCGTCACTGCCTGCGTCGAGGCCGCCAAGGCGCTCGGCGCGCAGGACGAACTGATTCACACCGAGGGTTACTTCGGCCAGGCGATTCCGCAGACCGCCCCGCCCAGTCATCTGGTGGCGGCGTAA
- a CDS encoding chemotaxis protein CheA: MSDFAGMEELLQDFLIEAGDLLSGVDNKLVDLERAPDDRSLLNDIFRGFHTIKGGAGFLNATELVTLCHLTENLFDKLRNGELEITPEAMDVILAATGSVRDMFGFLEQGVQPHAADPALIASLKQAIAGELGSASAQSEPAVEVQPAAAGGSEPDWNNLFNAVTGLPVPVAGKPEAAAAPADKLPAAPAKSSEEVIQQAIGRRVTDKPGSSAPVGRRDSEKTRDNSIRVDTARLDQVLNLSGEIGLTKNRLNALRSDILNGLNDTETLHALDVAVSQLDLLVSDLQNAVMKTRMQPIGRLFQKYPRIARDLARNLGKDVELVLAGEETEIDKTMIEDLSDPIIHLIRNAVDHGVESAADRRVAGKPEKSILKLEARQEGDHILIMVADDGHGMNAEKLRAKAVEKGLITDEEANTMDERQSYNLVFLPGFSTAAQVSDVSGRGVGMDVVRTNIQKLNGSIEIRSQLGKGTTFIISLPLTLAILPVLLVRLGEQPFAVPLSMVREILPIEIEQVQEVGGRATMVVRGEVLPILPLSSMLGWPQERPPEYGVLMHTAELSFILAIDSFAGREDAVIKSLDDFRPKGVAGVTTLSNGQIVLILDMKELLGGAGEFRGVTRSALLQGGSMPTVTS, from the coding sequence ATGAGTGACTTTGCCGGCATGGAAGAGTTGCTGCAGGACTTTCTGATCGAGGCGGGTGACCTGCTCTCGGGTGTCGACAACAAACTCGTCGACCTCGAACGCGCGCCCGACGACCGCAGCCTGCTCAACGACATCTTTCGCGGTTTCCACACGATCAAGGGTGGGGCCGGGTTCCTCAATGCCACCGAACTGGTGACGCTCTGCCACCTGACCGAGAACCTGTTCGACAAGCTGCGTAACGGCGAACTCGAGATCACCCCCGAGGCGATGGACGTGATTCTCGCCGCCACCGGTTCGGTACGCGACATGTTCGGTTTCCTGGAGCAGGGCGTCCAGCCTCATGCGGCCGATCCCGCGTTGATCGCCAGTCTCAAGCAGGCGATCGCCGGAGAACTTGGCAGCGCCAGCGCGCAGTCCGAGCCTGCGGTCGAGGTTCAACCGGCTGCCGCGGGCGGCAGCGAGCCCGACTGGAACAACCTCTTCAATGCGGTGACCGGCCTGCCCGTGCCGGTCGCAGGCAAGCCGGAAGCGGCCGCGGCGCCCGCCGACAAGCTGCCGGCGGCCCCGGCCAAGAGTTCGGAAGAGGTGATCCAGCAGGCCATCGGCCGCCGCGTCACCGACAAGCCGGGTTCGTCCGCACCGGTCGGTCGTCGCGACAGCGAGAAGACCCGCGACAACTCGATCCGCGTCGACACCGCGCGCCTGGACCAGGTGCTCAACCTGTCCGGCGAGATCGGCCTCACCAAGAACCGTCTCAACGCGCTGCGCAGCGACATCCTCAACGGCCTCAACGACACCGAGACGCTGCACGCGCTCGACGTGGCGGTCAGCCAGCTCGACCTGCTGGTCTCCGACCTGCAGAACGCGGTGATGAAGACCCGCATGCAGCCGATCGGCCGCCTGTTCCAGAAATACCCGCGTATCGCGCGCGACCTGGCGCGCAACCTGGGCAAGGACGTCGAACTGGTGCTCGCCGGCGAGGAAACCGAAATCGACAAAACGATGATCGAGGACCTCTCCGACCCGATCATCCACCTCATCCGCAACGCGGTGGACCATGGCGTCGAGTCCGCCGCGGATCGACGTGTGGCCGGCAAGCCCGAGAAGTCCATCCTCAAGCTCGAGGCGCGCCAGGAAGGCGATCACATCCTGATCATGGTGGCCGACGACGGCCATGGCATGAACGCCGAGAAGCTGCGCGCCAAGGCGGTGGAGAAGGGCCTCATCACCGATGAGGAAGCCAACACCATGGACGAGCGCCAGAGCTACAACCTGGTGTTCCTGCCCGGCTTCTCGACCGCTGCGCAGGTGTCCGACGTTTCCGGTCGCGGCGTCGGCATGGACGTGGTGCGCACCAATATCCAGAAGCTCAACGGCTCCATCGAGATCCGTTCGCAGCTCGGCAAGGGCACCACCTTCATCATCAGCCTGCCGCTCACCCTGGCGATCCTGCCGGTCTTGCTGGTACGCCTGGGCGAGCAACCCTTCGCGGTGCCTCTGTCGATGGTGCGCGAGATCCTGCCGATCGAGATCGAGCAGGTCCAGGAAGTCGGCGGGCGTGCCACCATGGTGGTGCGCGGCGAAGTGCTGCCCATCCTGCCGCTGTCTTCGATGCTCGGCTGGCCGCAGGAGCGGCCGCCCGAATACGGCGTGCTGATGCACACCGCGGAGCTTTCCTTCATTCTCGCCATCGACAGCTTCGCAGGCCGCGAGGATGCGGTGATCAAGTCGCTGGACGACTTCCGTCCCAAGGGCGTGGCCGGCGTGACCACCCTGTCCAACGGGCAGATCGTGCTGATCCTCGACATGAAGGAGCTGCTCGGCGGTGCCGGCGAGTTCCGCGGGGTGACGCGCTCGGCGCTGTTGCAGGGCGGGTCGATGCCCACCGTCACGAGCTGA
- a CDS encoding DUF3135 domain-containing protein has protein sequence MADFDFDHWRRLAEQDPEAYFRARRSAIERFIGTHPANEARRLREMQGYIDCVRLSAGTPMNALLTVSKLMEEHLAALGEQSVALREATERLDAAVAHLDRLERIL, from the coding sequence GTGGCGGATTTCGATTTCGATCACTGGCGCAGGCTTGCGGAGCAGGACCCGGAAGCCTACTTCCGAGCCCGCCGTAGCGCGATCGAGCGCTTCATCGGCACGCATCCGGCAAATGAAGCCCGGCGCTTGAGGGAAATGCAGGGCTATATCGACTGTGTGCGCCTGTCGGCCGGCACGCCGATGAATGCCCTGCTGACCGTCTCGAAGCTGATGGAAGAACATCTCGCCGCCCTGGGCGAGCAAAGCGTCGCGCTGCGCGAAGCCACCGAGCGGCTGGATGCCGCGGTGGCCCACCTCGATCGCCTGGAACGCATTCTCTGA
- a CDS encoding DUF2788 domain-containing protein: protein MDNEVLIFGLTIAEFEDISLKVCFTALIIYMLFIIGNLAKESKAGKYGTVWMFVALGLGFVGFVAKGLIQKLMGIE from the coding sequence ATGGATAACGAAGTCCTGATCTTCGGCCTGACTATCGCGGAGTTCGAAGACATCTCGCTGAAGGTGTGCTTCACCGCGCTGATCATCTACATGCTGTTCATCATCGGCAACCTGGCCAAGGAGTCCAAGGCCGGGAAGTACGGCACGGTGTGGATGTTCGTCGCCTTGGGCCTGGGCTTCGTCGGCTTCGTGGCCAAGGGCCTGATCCAGAAGTTGATGGGTATCGAGTAA
- a CDS encoding aspartate aminotransferase family protein, whose product MSHLMNTYARQPVAFTHGEGAWIYDETGKRYLDALAGIAVSTLGHNHPRLVRTIAEQAAKVLHTSNLYRIPLQEQLADRLAALSGMDEVFLCNSGCEANEAAIKLARFYGHQKGIELPTIIVMENAFHGRTLATLSATGNRKSQAGFEPLVSGFVRVPYKDIGAIRAIAEHNHGIVAVMLEMIQGEGGINVADDQFQRELREICDQNGWLMICDEVQCGIGRTGRWFGWQHAGVKPDVMTLAKGLGSGVPIGACLTSGRAAGLFGPGNHGSTFGGNPLACAAGLTTLEVIESDGLMSNALKVGEAIRAGISEALSDVDGVADIRGRGLMIGIELDRPCGVLVGKALEAGLLINVTAERVVRLLPPLTLTEAEAQTLVGKLAPLIRDFLSQ is encoded by the coding sequence ATGTCGCATCTGATGAATACCTACGCCAGGCAGCCCGTGGCCTTCACCCACGGGGAAGGCGCGTGGATTTACGATGAGACGGGCAAGCGCTATCTGGACGCCTTGGCCGGGATCGCTGTATCGACGCTGGGCCATAACCATCCGCGCCTTGTCCGCACGATTGCCGAGCAGGCGGCGAAGGTGCTGCACACCTCCAACCTGTACCGCATTCCGCTGCAGGAGCAACTCGCCGACCGGCTGGCTGCGCTGTCCGGCATGGACGAGGTCTTCCTGTGCAACTCCGGTTGCGAGGCCAACGAGGCGGCGATCAAGCTGGCCCGCTTCTACGGGCACCAGAAGGGCATCGAACTGCCCACCATCATCGTGATGGAGAACGCCTTCCACGGCCGCACCCTCGCCACCCTGTCCGCTACCGGCAACCGCAAGAGCCAGGCGGGCTTCGAACCGCTGGTCAGCGGTTTCGTGCGCGTGCCCTACAAGGATATCGGCGCGATCCGCGCGATCGCGGAGCACAACCATGGCATCGTCGCCGTGATGCTTGAGATGATCCAGGGCGAAGGCGGCATCAACGTGGCCGACGACCAGTTCCAGCGCGAACTGCGCGAGATCTGCGACCAGAACGGCTGGCTGATGATCTGTGACGAGGTGCAGTGCGGCATCGGCCGTACCGGGCGCTGGTTCGGCTGGCAGCACGCCGGCGTGAAACCGGATGTAATGACGCTGGCCAAGGGGCTGGGTTCGGGTGTGCCGATCGGCGCGTGCCTGACCTCCGGCCGGGCTGCCGGGCTGTTCGGTCCGGGCAACCACGGCTCCACCTTCGGCGGCAATCCGCTGGCCTGCGCGGCCGGGCTGACCACGCTGGAGGTGATCGAAAGCGACGGGCTGATGTCCAATGCGCTGAAGGTCGGCGAGGCGATCCGTGCCGGTATCAGCGAAGCGCTGTCGGATGTTGACGGCGTGGCCGACATCCGCGGCCGCGGGTTGATGATCGGCATCGAGCTCGATCGCCCCTGTGGCGTCCTGGTCGGCAAGGCGCTGGAGGCGGGCCTGCTGATCAACGTGACCGCCGAGCGCGTGGTGCGTCTGCTGCCGCCGCTGACCCTGACCGAAGCGGAAGCGCAGACGCTGGTCGGCAAGCTCGCCCCGCTGATCCGCGACTTCCTGTCGCAATGA
- a CDS encoding pseudouridine synthase has protein sequence MLPILYQDDHLVAIHKPAGLLVHRSALDAHETRFAVQMLRDQLGRHVFPVHRLDKGTSGVLLFALDRETLTRLAGHFEERTVAKRYLAVVRGHPPASGLIDHALSRRHDDAEHRPSGALEDPRPALTRFDTLATVELPHRVDRYPTSRYALVSLNPETGRRHQLRRHLKHIAHPIIGDATFGKGRHNRLFQQLFGSSRLLLASTLLAFEHPWSGAALRIEAAPDGDFMQVVDALGWGEALRTGLSTVIDS, from the coding sequence ATGCTGCCCATTCTCTACCAGGACGACCATCTGGTCGCCATCCACAAGCCGGCCGGCCTGCTGGTCCACCGCTCGGCGCTCGACGCCCACGAAACCCGTTTCGCAGTGCAGATGCTGCGCGACCAGCTCGGGCGCCATGTCTTCCCGGTACACAGACTGGACAAGGGCACCTCGGGCGTGCTGCTGTTCGCGCTCGATCGGGAAACGCTGACCCGGCTGGCCGGCCACTTCGAGGAACGCACCGTCGCCAAGCGCTACCTCGCGGTGGTGCGCGGCCATCCGCCCGCAAGCGGGCTGATCGACCACGCCTTGAGCCGGCGGCATGACGATGCCGAACACCGGCCCAGCGGAGCGCTCGAAGACCCGCGCCCCGCCCTGACCCGCTTCGACACGCTGGCGACCGTCGAACTGCCCCACCGGGTCGACCGCTACCCCACCAGCCGCTACGCCCTGGTTTCCCTGAACCCGGAAACCGGCCGGCGCCATCAGCTCAGGCGCCACCTGAAGCACATCGCCCACCCCATCATCGGCGACGCCACTTTCGGCAAGGGCCGCCACAACCGGCTGTTCCAGCAGCTTTTCGGCAGTTCGCGGCTATTGCTTGCGAGCACCCTGCTCGCTTTCGAGCACCCGTGGAGCGGCGCGGCGCTGCGGATCGAAGCCGCGCCTGACGGCGATTTCATGCAGGTGGTCGATGCGCTCGGCTGGGGCGAGGCGCTGCGCACCGGTCTTTCGACTGTCATCGATTCGTAG
- the rpsT gene encoding 30S ribosomal protein S20, protein MANSAQARKRARQAVKARAHNASLRSRLRTAIKAVRKAIVGGDKAAAQSVFRTSMSTIDSIADKKIIHKNKAARHKSRLSAAVKAMAA, encoded by the coding sequence ATGGCCAACTCCGCACAAGCCCGCAAGCGTGCCCGTCAAGCGGTCAAGGCTCGCGCTCACAACGCCAGCCTGCGCTCGCGTTTGCGTACCGCGATCAAGGCCGTTCGCAAGGCCATCGTGGGTGGCGACAAGGCGGCGGCTCAGTCGGTGTTTCGCACCTCGATGAGCACCATCGACAGCATCGCCGACAAGAAGATCATCCACAAGAACAAGGCTGCTCGCCACAAGAGCCGCCTGTCTGCCGCCGTGAAGGCGATGGCCGCCTGA
- a CDS encoding DUF3579 domain-containing protein, with amino-acid sequence MNQKIESFVIIGVTREGKKFRPSDWADRLCGIMSAFGADHRMMYSPYVRPGCTLKGDKTVLVDARLYDIEPLAYKFLINFANDNDLQMEPIDDDQAAP; translated from the coding sequence ATGAATCAGAAGATCGAAAGCTTTGTCATCATCGGGGTCACGAGAGAGGGAAAGAAGTTCCGCCCCAGCGATTGGGCGGACCGACTGTGCGGCATCATGTCGGCCTTCGGCGCCGACCACCGGATGATGTACTCCCCCTACGTGCGCCCCGGCTGCACCCTCAAAGGCGACAAGACGGTGCTCGTGGACGCCCGCCTCTACGACATCGAGCCGCTGGCCTACAAGTTCCTGATCAACTTCGCCAACGACAACGATCTGCAGATGGAGCCGATCGACGACGACCAGGCCGCGCCCTGA